From Bacteroidota bacterium, the proteins below share one genomic window:
- a CDS encoding T9SS type A sorting domain-containing protein translates to MNTLFLRTAVLAAFLLLILPVSQAQPFLVNPANAPLSFSAMQRQFHDWSSWHRLDREKNWKYYKRWEAEMLLHTDGHGEPVAPELLAREHLRVHTARQQANARTTAASWYPLGPAAVPDNLTGYLEVGIGRINCIAFHPNDPSTYFVGVAQGGVWKTTDNGQSWTPLTDELPILRISDIAIDPNNTDVLYISVGDYAYIGFGLDLNGRKRNTHYGLGVYKSTDGGQTWAPTGLGFDQTQRDASLIRKVLVRPSDSNQLVACGASGMYTSDDAGANWTQVSDSLFWDLQQDPGAPDVLYAATGWVQNSNTGSAGVYKSTDFGRNWTLLNTGMPPRGDIQRVKLAIAPSDPQRIYAVTVDTQSGLYGFYVTNDGGTNWQYRNPGVNVLSGGDGTNPGGQGTYDLALLVNATDPDVVYVGGVNIWGSSDAARNFDPLAYWTLEYGPSVHADQHFFARQPLTGNIFVCNDGGLYRTADMIIHSWDDAINGIPWPTLWTNLSDGMATTSFYRISSSRNATGRLIAGAQDNSTSYYDGGQWYSVFGGDGMDNYLDPADDFRLIGSSQFGNFYESLDGGFSANFVNTNPNNEDGEWTTPFVADYNNPGVFYTGYYNVNRSDDNGFNWNPISSFPPNGVAQTEICALAVAPNDPDVLVAARRVRYEFGVNGDVFRTTNQGGSWTNITAGLPDSLYYTSVDIHPANAGDIAISLAGFAAGQKVYRSTNGGQSWQNVSFNLPNLPVNCVKYVPRSGQLMIASDVGVWTLDSGSVTWNDQSLGLPNVIVSDIEFNEVLNKVYVCTFGRGIWGSDLGLVTGSSGLPATAIDFGVYPSLNNGRFTLRLTESLLQPAAKVIITDIQGRQVWQEELNETIHEFNLGLAPGKYYIQVRTGDRVGVRSFIVG, encoded by the coding sequence ATGAATACCTTATTCCTGCGCACGGCCGTCCTGGCCGCCTTCCTGCTGCTGATCCTCCCCGTTTCCCAGGCTCAGCCCTTCCTGGTAAATCCCGCCAACGCTCCGCTTAGCTTTTCTGCTATGCAACGGCAGTTCCATGACTGGTCTTCCTGGCACCGCCTCGACCGGGAAAAGAACTGGAAATACTACAAACGCTGGGAAGCCGAGATGCTCCTGCATACCGACGGACACGGCGAACCCGTTGCGCCCGAGCTGCTGGCCCGTGAACACCTGCGGGTGCACACCGCCCGGCAGCAAGCCAACGCCCGCACCACTGCCGCTTCCTGGTATCCGCTCGGTCCTGCCGCCGTACCCGACAACCTGACGGGCTACCTCGAAGTCGGTATCGGCCGGATCAACTGCATCGCGTTCCACCCGAACGATCCGTCTACCTACTTCGTCGGCGTCGCCCAGGGTGGCGTGTGGAAGACGACCGACAACGGTCAGTCCTGGACGCCCCTCACCGACGAACTGCCCATCCTGCGCATCTCCGATATCGCCATCGATCCTAACAACACGGATGTGCTTTACATCTCGGTCGGCGACTACGCGTACATCGGCTTCGGACTCGACCTCAACGGCCGCAAGCGCAATACGCACTATGGACTCGGCGTCTATAAATCCACCGACGGCGGACAAACCTGGGCGCCGACCGGCCTCGGCTTCGACCAGACACAGCGCGACGCGTCCCTCATCCGCAAGGTGCTGGTGCGTCCCTCCGACAGCAACCAGCTCGTCGCCTGCGGCGCCAGTGGGATGTACACCAGCGACGATGCCGGAGCGAACTGGACGCAGGTATCCGACTCGCTCTTTTGGGATTTGCAGCAGGACCCCGGTGCCCCGGATGTACTCTATGCTGCCACCGGCTGGGTGCAGAATAGCAATACCGGTTCGGCAGGCGTTTACAAATCAACCGACTTCGGTCGCAACTGGACCCTGCTCAATACCGGTATGCCGCCACGCGGCGATATACAGCGCGTCAAACTGGCCATCGCGCCCTCCGACCCGCAACGGATCTACGCAGTGACGGTTGATACCCAGAGCGGCTTGTATGGATTTTACGTCACCAACGACGGCGGAACCAACTGGCAATACCGCAACCCGGGAGTGAACGTACTGAGCGGAGGCGACGGCACCAATCCCGGCGGGCAAGGCACCTACGACCTCGCCTTGCTCGTCAACGCTACCGATCCTGATGTGGTTTATGTTGGCGGCGTCAACATTTGGGGCTCCTCCGATGCCGCGCGGAATTTTGATCCCCTGGCATACTGGACACTGGAATATGGCCCTTCCGTGCACGCCGATCAGCACTTCTTCGCACGCCAGCCGCTGACGGGAAACATCTTCGTCTGCAACGACGGCGGTCTGTATCGTACGGCCGATATGATCATCCACTCCTGGGACGATGCCATCAACGGAATTCCCTGGCCCACGCTCTGGACCAACCTCAGCGACGGCATGGCGACGACTTCGTTCTATCGCATCTCCAGTTCGAGGAATGCCACCGGTCGTCTCATCGCCGGTGCGCAGGATAATTCGACTTCCTATTACGACGGCGGACAATGGTACTCCGTCTTCGGTGGCGATGGCATGGACAATTACCTCGATCCGGCCGACGATTTCCGCTTGATCGGTTCCAGCCAGTTCGGTAATTTCTATGAATCACTGGACGGCGGATTCTCAGCCAACTTCGTCAACACCAACCCGAACAACGAAGACGGTGAATGGACCACGCCTTTTGTCGCGGACTACAATAACCCCGGAGTGTTCTATACGGGCTATTACAACGTCAACCGGTCCGACGATAACGGTTTCAACTGGAATCCGATCAGCAGCTTTCCGCCGAACGGTGTGGCGCAAACGGAGATCTGTGCCCTGGCCGTTGCGCCGAACGATCCGGATGTACTGGTCGCGGCCCGGCGTGTGCGCTACGAGTTTGGCGTCAACGGCGATGTGTTCCGCACCACCAATCAGGGCGGCAGTTGGACCAACATTACCGCCGGCTTACCCGATAGCTTGTATTACACCTCGGTCGACATCCATCCTGCGAATGCCGGCGACATCGCGATCTCGCTCGCGGGTTTTGCGGCCGGACAAAAAGTTTACCGCAGTACCAACGGCGGTCAGAGCTGGCAGAACGTTTCGTTCAACCTGCCCAACCTGCCGGTGAACTGCGTGAAGTACGTTCCGCGCAGCGGACAGCTCATGATCGCCTCCGACGTAGGTGTCTGGACCCTCGACAGTGGATCGGTTACCTGGAACGACCAGAGCCTCGGCCTTCCCAACGTGATCGTATCCGACATCGAATTCAACGAAGTCCTGAACAAGGTGTACGTCTGCACCTTCGGCCGCGGTATCTGGGGGAGCGATCTGGGATTGGTGACAGGTTCTTCCGGCCTTCCTGCCACTGCAATCGATTTTGGCGTTTACCCTTCACTTAACAACGGCCGCTTTACACTCCGGTTGACCGAATCGCTCCTACAACCTGCTGCCAAGGTGATCATCACCGACATCCAGGGCCGACAGGTATGGCAGGAAGAGTTGAACGAAACGATCCATGAATTCAACCTCGGTCTTGCTCCGGGCAAGTATTATATCCAAGTGCGTACGGGCGACCGGGTCGGCGTTCGATCGTTCATCGTAGGTTGA